From a region of the Nitrospira sp. genome:
- a CDS encoding DUF4112 domain-containing protein gives MEFSPAQDAESEPRVKVLPRDEAREHLLAIADMLAKALDTTIKIPGTSIYLGLDPLLGLIPGVGDVLANLIGTIILALATRLQLPRIVVARMSLNLLINGTVGAVPIVGDLFSVWFRSHARNAALLREAAMKPGRETHTDWFYVVGIIGGTVALLMFMIAFVVWLVIKLWVMMSL, from the coding sequence ATGGAATTCAGTCCGGCGCAGGATGCGGAGTCGGAGCCTCGCGTAAAGGTGTTGCCGCGCGATGAGGCGCGCGAACACCTGCTCGCGATTGCGGATATGCTTGCCAAGGCGCTGGATACCACGATCAAGATTCCGGGAACGTCGATCTATTTAGGACTCGATCCGCTCTTGGGACTCATTCCCGGAGTCGGCGATGTGTTGGCCAATCTGATCGGCACGATCATTCTTGCGCTGGCGACGCGTTTGCAACTACCGCGCATCGTGGTGGCCCGCATGAGTCTTAATCTCCTGATCAACGGCACGGTGGGAGCAGTTCCGATTGTCGGAGATCTTTTCTCGGTGTGGTTTCGGAGTCACGCGAGGAATGCCGCGCTGCTTCGCGAGGCTGCGATGAAACCGGGCCGTGAGACCCATACCGATTGGTTCTACGTGGTCGGAATTATCGGAGGTACGGTGGCGCTGCTGATGTTCATGATTGCCTTCGTGGTTTGGCTGGTGATCAAGTTGTGGGTGATGATGTCGCTGTGA